The nucleotide sequence GTGGCCGTGGAGCCGCGAGGCGATCTCTCCGCCGCTCTTGGGGCGTCTGCAAGTACCACCAAGCGCGCCCCGCGGCGTCTGTAACCGCTACCCAGCGGCGGGGGAGGGCGGTCAGCGCGCGGAGTGCACCAGCACGGTGCCCGACCCGCTGCGTGCCCGCAGGTGAGCCTGGGTCTCCGGTGGCTCCACCGCCAGCACCTCCAGGTCGCTGCGCACCGCGCCCGAGCCCGAGCTGAGGTCGACCTGGGCCGTGACGCCACTGGCGATGCCGATGCGGAGGTCACCCGTTCCGCTGATCACCTCCAGGTCGTCGGCGGTGCTGGCCACGGTGACGTCGCCGGAGCCGGTGCGCACCCGCCCACCGCGGGGCAGCACCGCCAGGCGCACCTGCCCGGAGCCGGTGCGCACGTCCGCGCCGTCGAGCACGTCCTGGACGTCCACCTCGCCCGAGCCGGTGCCGATGTCCATCCGCTGCGCCACCCCGGTGACGTCCACCCGGGCCGAGCTGGTGCGCACCAGCACCCGGGCCAGGCTGGGGGCGCGCACGTGCACGTCCAGCGCGACCGCACGCGTCCCGACCGTGCGTGGTGCCCGCACCGTCAGGCGGGAGCGCTGCGGGGAGAAGTCCACCTCGGTGCTGGCCAGCGCCTCGGCGTCGGCGGCACGGGGCTGGGGCTCGGGCCGGTCGGGACCGCCCGCGCCCAGCAGCGACAGCACGCCGCTGAGCCCCTGGTGCCACCACGCACCCTGGCCCACCGCCACGGAGACCTCGACCACGCCCAGCTCGCGGACCAGCTCGATGCGCACCGAGCCGGTGCCCACCTGCACGTCCAGCTCCACCGGGCCCTCGCCCGCCGGGAAGTGCTCGGTGCGGGCGACGGGCGCGGGCTCGCTCATCCGCGCACCCAGCCGCGCAGCGTCTGGCCGGAGTCGGACACCGCGGGCGGCACCCCGGGGTCGCACAGCGCCCCCTGCACGGCCTGCGACAGCCAGGTGTTCAGCGAGATGCCGTCCTTGCTGGCGGCCTGCTCGGCGCGGGCCTTGAGCTGCTCCACCAGCCGCAGCGTCACCCGGCTCACGTCGCCGCCCAGGTCCTCCCGGCCGAACGTGCGGGCGCCGGGTGTCGCCGCGCCGGTGGTCGGGCCGGACGGCGACGCGACGGGAGCGCTGCTGGTGACCACGCGGACGTCGCGCCCGTCCAGGCGCACCTCCACCACCCGGTCGCCGAGCGCCGCGGTCACCTCGGCGGCCAGCTCTGACAGGGCGGAGAGCAGCATGAGCCGGGCAGCCGGTTCCAGCGCGCTGGCCAGGGCGGCGGCGGTGCGCTGGGTCTGCTCGTCGCCGAGCGCGGCGGCGGCGGTCAGGTCGTCGGCCAGCGCGGCGGTGTGGTGGCTGAGGTCCATGACGCCATGGTGGCACCAGTCGGCGACGTCGGCCACGACCGACGGCTCAGGCCTGGGACTCCACCCGCTTCTTCAGCGACTTGGTGGCCGTCTCCAGGGCACCCTTCTTCGCCTTGTTCAGCAGGAAGCCGGGCACCTTGATCTTGATGTCCAGCGCCAGCTCGAAGGTGACGTGCGTGGTGCCGTCGCCGTTGTCGGTGAGGGTGTAGGTGCCCTCCTGCGACTTCTGCTGGCTGCTCTCCACCAGCGACCAGCTCATCTTCTCGTTGCCGTCGAAGCTGTAGTCCACGACCTGCTCGTCGGTGATGCCCACCATCTGCATGGTCATCCGCACGCGCTGGGGGCGTCCCGCGTCGTCGGTGGTCTCCACGCTGGCCTTCTTGTGCGCCGACGACCACTCGGGGTAGCTGGCGAAGTCCTCCAAGGTGGCCATCACCGCCGCCGGGGTCGCCTTGATGTCGATCTCGTCGCTACCGCTGATGGCCATGGACGGACTCCTTTGTCCTCGCTCGAGTGGGACGCGCTCCGGACCGCACCAGGGGAGATCCGGGTCACAGGTCGCAGAGCCTAACAACCAGGCACGATCCGTCCTTCGCCTTGGCCAGCCCCGTCTCCCAGCCACCGTCGCAGCCCGTCTCGGCGGTGCTAGCGTCCGAGCCCATGATCGTCACCCGCCGTCAGCTCGCCGACGGCCGCGAGATCATCTACTTCGACGACCCCGCCACTACCGGCAGCCGGGCGGCCCCCTTCACCCGTACCGCCACCGACCGCCGGGACCTGCCCGCGGTGGTCACCGACTCGCAGTGCCGGCGCGACCCGCTGACGGGGGAGTGGGTGGTGATTGCCGCGCACCGCCAGGACCGCACCTACCTGCCCGCGGCCGACCTCTGCCCGCTGTGTCCGTCCGCGCCCGGCCGCCCCACCGAGGTGCCCGAGCCCAGCTACCAGGTGGTGGCCCTGGAGAACCGCTTCGCCTCCCTGGGTACCTCGTCCGCCGTGCCTGCCCCGGACGCTGTGCCTGCCGCCGACCTGCGCCCGGGAGTCGGCCGCTGCGAGGTGGTCTGCTTCACCAGCGAGCACCGGCTCACCTTCGCCGAGCTGGACCCGCGGCGCGTCCGGCTGGTGGTGGACGCCTGGGCGCAGCGCACCGCCGAGCTCGGGGCCCGCGCGGACGTCGCCCAGGTGTTCTGCTTCGAGAACCACGGCGAGGAGATCGGAGTGACGCTGCACCACCCGCACGGGCAGGTCTACGCCTACCCGTTCGTGCCGCCGCGGGTGCGCACCGTGCTGGAGCAGGCCCGCCACCACGAGGAGTCCACCGGGCGCAACCTCTTCGCCGACGTCCTCGCCGCGGAGCGAGCGGGGCCGCGGGTGGTCGCGGCCAACGAGCACTGGACCGCGTTCGTGCCCGCCGCCTCCCGCTGGCCGCACGAGGTGCAGCTGTTCCCGCACCGCCAGGTGCCAGACCTGCCCGCGCTCACCGACGCCGAGCGCGACGCCCTGGTGCCGGTGTACCTGGACGTGCTGGGTCGGTTCGCGCACCGCTTCGACACGCCCATGCCCTACGTCGCGGCGTGGAACCAGGCGCCCACCGGCCGGTGTTGGGACGCCGCGGGACCAGGCCCAGGAGCAGGACCAGGCGCCGGGCGGCAGCGCTGGTGGCTGCACCTGCAGCTGTTCTCCTTCCGCCGCACGGCGGAGAAGCTGAAGTACCTGGCCGGCTCGGAGTCGGGCATGGGCGTGTTCGTCAGCGACACCAACCCGGAGACCGTGGCCGCGCAGCTGCGCGCGGTGGCGCTGCCGTGAGCGTGCCCGCTGGCGTGGACCCGGCGGCGGCGTTCGCCGCCCGGTTCGGCCGACCGCCGGAAGGGGTGTGGGCCGCGCCGGGACGGGTCAACCTCATCGGCGAGCACACTGACTACAACGACGGCTACGTCCTGCCCGTGGCCCTGCCGCACAGCACGGTCGCGGCGGTGGCCCGCACCGCCGAGCCGGAGCTGGTGCTGGCGTCGGTGCAATACCCGGACCAGCCGGTGCGGGTGGCGCTGGACGCGCTGGCGCCCGGCGCACCCGACGGCTGGGCGGCCTACCCGGCGGGGGTGGTGCACCAGCTGCGGCGTGAGGGCCATCGCCTCAGCGGGCTGCAGGTGCTGGTGGACGGGCAGGTGCCGGTAGGGGCGGGCCTGTCCTCGTCGGCGGCGCTGACCTGCTCGGTGGCGCTGGCCCTGCGGGACTTGTTCGCCCTGCCACTGCGCCGCGCGGAGCTGGTGGACGTGGCCCGGGCGGCGGAGAACGACTTCGCCGGCGCCCCCACCGGGGTGCTGGACCACTCGGCGTCACTGCTGTGCACCGTCGGGCACGCGCTGCTGCTGGACACCCGTGACCGCAGCACCACCCAGGTGCCGCTGGACCTCGCCGCCGCCGGGTTGGCGCTGCTGGTGCTGGACACCGGTGCGCCGCACCAGCTGGCCACCGGTGGGGGCCCCGACAGCTACGCGCGCCGCCGCCAGGAGTGCGGCGAGGCCGCCGCCGCGCTGGGCGTCCCCAGCCTGCGCGAGGTGAGCGACCCCGCTGCGGTGCAGGCCCTGCCCGAGCCGCTGCGCCGCCGGGCCCGGCACGTGGTCACCGAGAACGCCCGGGTGCTGGCGGTGCTGGAGGTGCTGCGCTCCGGCACCGACCCGCGGGCGGTGGGGCCGCTGCTCACCGCCGGACACCGCTCCCTGCGCGAGGACTTCGCGGTGTCCACCCCGGCGCTGGACGTCTGCGTGGACGCGGCGGTGCGGGCCGGGGCGCACGGGGCACGGATGGTGGGCGGTGGCTTCGGTGGCAGCGCGCTCGCGCTGGTGGACGACCGCCACGTGCCGGCCGTGCGGGCCGCGGTGGCCGAGGCCAGCCGGGCCGCCGGCCATCGCGCGCCCACCGCGTTCGTGGTGGTGCCCTCCGCCGGGGCCCGGCGCGTGGAGTAGCCCCGACTATCGTCTGTGCACGCGGCCGCCGGCGCCGTGCCCGTGATCGGAGGAGGAGCAGCTGTGCCCCGGATCGTGCCGCTGAAGGTGCAGCTGGTCGCCAGGACCGAGTTCCTCCCGCCCGCCGACGTCCCCTGGTCCACCGACGCCGACGGGGGTGCGGCGCTGGCGGAGTTCGCCGGCCGCGCCTGCTACGAGAGCTGGTCCAAGCCCAACCCGGCCACCGCCACCAACGCCGACTACCTGGCGCACATCCTGGAGGTGGGCCACCTCGCGGTGCTCGAGCACGGCACCGCCAGCTTCTACCTCACCGGGGTCTCGCGCTCCCTCACCCACGAGCTGGTGCGCCACCGGCACTTCTCCTTCTCCCAGCTGTCCCAGCGCTACGTCCCCGAGGACGACAACCGGGTGGTCGCGCCCCCGTCGGTGGCCGGTGACCCCGAGCTGGAGAAGCTGCTGCTGGACGCCGCCGAGCAGAGCCGCACGGCCTACGCCGACCTGCTCGCCGCGCTGGAGGAGAAGCTGGTGGACGTGCCCAGCGCCAGCCTGCGCCGCAAGCAGGCCCGCCAGGCCGCCCGCGCCGTGCTGCCCAGCGCCACCGAGACCCGCATGGTGGTCACCGGCAACTACCGCACCTGGCGGCACTTCATCGGCATGCGCGCCACCGAGCACGCCGACCTGGAGATGCGCCGGCTGGCCGTCGAGTGTCTTCGGCAGCTGCAGGGCGCAGCCGCTAGCGTGTTCCAGGACTTCCAGATTGCCACCATGAGCGACGGCAGCGAGATCGCCACCAGCCCTTTCGTCAACGAGGGCTGACGGCGCCGCGAACCGACGACCACCCACCCAGCGAAGGGCAGGCATGAGCACTGCACAGGACGAACGGGCCGCGCTGTCGGCGCTGCTGCTGGAGGTGGGCCCCGACGCC is from Rhodococcus sp. X156 and encodes:
- a CDS encoding DUF4097 family beta strand repeat-containing protein — protein: MSEPAPVARTEHFPAGEGPVELDVQVGTGSVRIELVRELGVVEVSVAVGQGAWWHQGLSGVLSLLGAGGPDRPEPQPRAADAEALASTEVDFSPQRSRLTVRAPRTVGTRAVALDVHVRAPSLARVLVRTSSARVDVTGVAQRMDIGTGSGEVDVQDVLDGADVRTGSGQVRLAVLPRGGRVRTGSGDVTVASTADDLEVISGTGDLRIGIASGVTAQVDLSSGSGAVRSDLEVLAVEPPETQAHLRARSGSGTVLVHSAR
- a CDS encoding toxin-antitoxin system HicB family antitoxin: MDLSHHTAALADDLTAAAALGDEQTQRTAAALASALEPAARLMLLSALSELAAEVTAALGDRVVEVRLDGRDVRVVTSSAPVASPSGPTTGAATPGARTFGREDLGGDVSRVTLRLVEQLKARAEQAASKDGISLNTWLSQAVQGALCDPGVPPAVSDSGQTLRGWVRG
- a CDS encoding SRPBCC family protein, which produces MAISGSDEIDIKATPAAVMATLEDFASYPEWSSAHKKASVETTDDAGRPQRVRMTMQMVGITDEQVVDYSFDGNEKMSWSLVESSQQKSQEGTYTLTDNGDGTTHVTFELALDIKIKVPGFLLNKAKKGALETATKSLKKRVESQA
- the galT gene encoding galactose-1-phosphate uridylyltransferase; this translates as MIVTRRQLADGREIIYFDDPATTGSRAAPFTRTATDRRDLPAVVTDSQCRRDPLTGEWVVIAAHRQDRTYLPAADLCPLCPSAPGRPTEVPEPSYQVVALENRFASLGTSSAVPAPDAVPAADLRPGVGRCEVVCFTSEHRLTFAELDPRRVRLVVDAWAQRTAELGARADVAQVFCFENHGEEIGVTLHHPHGQVYAYPFVPPRVRTVLEQARHHEESTGRNLFADVLAAERAGPRVVAANEHWTAFVPAASRWPHEVQLFPHRQVPDLPALTDAERDALVPVYLDVLGRFAHRFDTPMPYVAAWNQAPTGRCWDAAGPGPGAGPGAGRQRWWLHLQLFSFRRTAEKLKYLAGSESGMGVFVSDTNPETVAAQLRAVALP
- the galK gene encoding galactokinase; translation: MSVPAGVDPAAAFAARFGRPPEGVWAAPGRVNLIGEHTDYNDGYVLPVALPHSTVAAVARTAEPELVLASVQYPDQPVRVALDALAPGAPDGWAAYPAGVVHQLRREGHRLSGLQVLVDGQVPVGAGLSSSAALTCSVALALRDLFALPLRRAELVDVARAAENDFAGAPTGVLDHSASLLCTVGHALLLDTRDRSTTQVPLDLAAAGLALLVLDTGAPHQLATGGGPDSYARRRQECGEAAAALGVPSLREVSDPAAVQALPEPLRRRARHVVTENARVLAVLEVLRSGTDPRAVGPLLTAGHRSLREDFAVSTPALDVCVDAAVRAGAHGARMVGGGFGGSALALVDDRHVPAVRAAVAEASRAAGHRAPTAFVVVPSAGARRVE
- the thyX gene encoding FAD-dependent thymidylate synthase — translated: MPRIVPLKVQLVARTEFLPPADVPWSTDADGGAALAEFAGRACYESWSKPNPATATNADYLAHILEVGHLAVLEHGTASFYLTGVSRSLTHELVRHRHFSFSQLSQRYVPEDDNRVVAPPSVAGDPELEKLLLDAAEQSRTAYADLLAALEEKLVDVPSASLRRKQARQAARAVLPSATETRMVVTGNYRTWRHFIGMRATEHADLEMRRLAVECLRQLQGAAASVFQDFQIATMSDGSEIATSPFVNEG